In Catharus ustulatus isolate bCatUst1 chromosome 27, bCatUst1.pri.v2, whole genome shotgun sequence, the DNA window GCGTCCGTGGGAGAAGCCCCCTCGGCGAGCAGCCATccccctgcccggccctgcccgctCGGGCCCCTTAACGCCCCACGCTGATGTTGCACGTCTTGCAGCTGGGGTCCTTTTTGGCGTTGGCGGTGGAGAGGCTCATGAGCTGGTGGCCGCTGATCTCCCCCAGCACGCCGAGGCTCAGGTCCACCGGCTCCGTGTAAATGACCTCCAGGATGCTGTCCTGGGCGTGGCGGTACACCAGCTCGCCCTCCTCCACGCAGCACGTCAGGAACTTGTTGGAGGAAATGTCCAGCTGGGGAAGGCGCTCCCGGCAGAAGAGATCCCCGGAGGAGCCCTTGGGAGCCAGGACCAGCACGACGTAGTGGTAGGCGGTGTACATGCAGTAGAAGTCCGCGAAGTAGAGGTTGGTGTTGGGGTTGAAGAGGCGCTGGGCCGGGATTTGGAAGCGGTACCGGCCGTAGGGCGAGTCCTGCGGGGGCTGCCCGGTGTTGAACTCGGTGTTGCAGCTGAAGAAGATGCCGTGCAGCATCCCGCTGGTGGGCGAGCCGTGGCTCCCGCTGTTGTCCTTCAACGACGGCTTCATCACGTTCCCGCAGTGCATCCTGccacgaggaggaggaggaggaggaggaggaggagggacacacagacaggcagAGGCAGGGTCAGGGAATGCGCTCTGGGAGCGGGGAGCGtggggaatggggctgggggtaCCTGACGTGCTGGAAATACTCCTTGTGCTGGTTGCGGTAGAAGACGGAGAAGCGCAGCATGCGGCCGGCGATCAGCTCCGctttctcctgcagctgggccaggtGCTCCTTGGCATAGTCTGGGGACAGGCACGGGGACATCAGGGCGTCTCcatccccctgcagcagcccatccctgcccgcAGCTCCCCGCACCTCCTGCCTCCCACTCATCAGCTGCCGCTCCAACCGGCCCGGCTTGTGCCAGCTCCCGGCATCGCCCCCGTCCTCCTCcgggctcccagctcccagcatttcccccatcctccccgaGCCGGCCCCTCGTGGTTCCCGACATCGCCCCCATCTCCCTCGTGGCTCCCAGCGCTCATCCCCTCtcgctcccagctcctgggatcGCTCCTGTTCTCCCTCCCCGCTCCCAATTCCAGCCAtcatctccctcctccctctcagctccaggcactgccctcttccctttccatctcccagctccaggcatcATCCCCgtcctccctcctgcctcccaaCCCCGGGCATTgcccctcatcctcctcatcctcccagcTCCCGGGATCGTCCCCATCCCCCGTCCCAGCTCCCGACTCCAAGCATCAACCCCGTCCTCCCTACTGCCTCCCAACACCGGGCATTGcccctcatcatcctcatcctcccagCATCGCCTGCGTCCTGCTTCCAGCTCCCGGCATCATCCCCATCCCCCGTCCCAGCTCCCGGGATCGTCCCCATCCCCCGTCCCAGCTCCCGGGATCGTCCCCATCCCCCGTCCCAGCTCCCGACTCCAAGCATCAACCCCgtcctccctcctgcctcccaaCCCCGGGCATTgcccctcatcctcctcatcctcccagcATCGCCTCCATCCTGTTCCAAGCACCCGGGATCGTCCCCATCCCCcgtcccagctcctgggatcGTCCCCATCCCCCGTCCCAGCTCCGGGGGTCGTCCCCATCCCCCGTCCCAGCTCCGGGGGTCGTCCCCATCCCCCGTCCCAGCTCCCGACTCCAAGCATCAATCCCTGCCGGCTCCCAGCATCGCCCCCATCCTCCTCCCAGCTCCCGGCTCTTGGGATCGCCCCCATCCTCCCTCCGGGCTCCCGGGACCGCCCCCACCGTCCCTCCGGTGCCGCTCCGGTGCCGCTCACCCCCGGTGCAGAACTCCACGGTCTCGCTCCAGCCGGACACCAGGTACTCGCCGTCGCTCTGTTTGACCGCGGTCTGCACGGCCACGCTGTACTCGGTGCGGGGGCTCAGGAACCAGTGGCCCCGCACCGTCATGGGCAGCGGCACCGCCTTGGCCACCAGCTTGGTGGGGACATCCTGGACCGAGTGCTGGGGGTCAGGCGGGACCGCGTCCCCCCCGTCCCGCATCCCtacccccaaaatatccattgagacccccccccaaacACCGTGTGACGCGTGTCGGGCTGTCCCCACCGCTCTGTCCCCACcgctctgtccccatccctgtccccaaacacgTCCCTGCTGCCACGGGGTCCCCAAGGTGGGGGTGGTCTCGGGGACCCCCCGCTCCCGGTGGCATCTCGCGGTGTCAAGAGGCCACGGAGCAGCTCCGCAGTGCAGAGCCGTTTCTGTGGCAACGGCGGATGCTGAAGTCGGGagatagaggggaaaaaaatatcccaccccccacccccccaccccttATTAttggggaggagagaaaaaaaaaataatgttaaacaTTAAATAGCATCACCGTGGCAACGGCGCTGCTAAAAACGGCCCCAATTAGTGACTcgctgcacggggagggggagcaggagcagctcagctcccccGCGGGGGCTCAGCCGGGTCCGTCACCCCCCGATCCCCGTCCCGGTCCCCTCCTCCAGCGTGTCCCGTGAGGGGAATGATCCAAATTTAGCACTAGAGAGGGCTAAAAGCCAGTTCCTCCCCACCGATCCCATCTCCTCTCCGCGGGCAGGGGGTCCCGCGTCCTCCCCCGGCTCACCCGGTGCTTGAACTTGTTGGAATTCTTGTTCTCCTTCTTGTTGAGGTCGATGAAGTAGTGGGTGACCCTCTCCAGGTCCCCCTTCTCCATAGCCCAGGAGATGCGGAAGGAATCGCAGGTGATGTTGTTGATCTCGATGTTTTTGGGGGtggagagcagctccatggccGGAGGGGCTGAGCTCCTGCGGGCACAGCgcaggggttttttgggggtgccGAGCCCCCTGTCGCTGCCCACGCCGGCAGCTGCCAAGGCCGCCCGCGGCGGAGCAGATGGCACCGGGGTGGAAAAGCGGCCGGGAGCCAGGAATAGGCAGcgcaggcaggagcaggcagcgGGACGCCGGGAACAAGCCCGGTCGGGTGCGGGGGCCCCGGCCGCTCCCCcgggtgccgcggggccccggCGCGACGCCAGCGGGCGTTTCGGGGTTTGCTCAACACCgggtggggaaagaaaaacaaggggaGAGCCGAGGGAGTtgctgggagagaggggagggtTGGACGCAGGCA includes these proteins:
- the LOC117007918 gene encoding phytanoyl-CoA hydroxylase-interacting protein, whose translation is MELLSTPKNIEINNITCDSFRISWAMEKGDLERVTHYFIDLNKKENKNSNKFKHRDVPTKLVAKAVPLPMTVRGHWFLSPRTEYSVAVQTAVKQSDGEYLVSGWSETVEFCTGDYAKEHLAQLQEKAELIAGRMLRFSVFYRNQHKEYFQHVRMHCGNVMKPSLKDNSGSHGSPTSGMLHGIFFSCNTEFNTGQPPQDSPYGRYRFQIPAQRLFNPNTNLYFADFYCMYTAYHYVVLVLAPKGSSGDLFCRERLPQLDISSNKFLTCCVEEGELVYRHAQDSILEVIYTEPVDLSLGVLGEISGHQLMSLSTANAKKDPSCKTCNISVGR